From the Daucus carota subsp. sativus chromosome 8, DH1 v3.0, whole genome shotgun sequence genome, one window contains:
- the LOC108198886 gene encoding uncharacterized protein LOC108198886 isoform X3 — MEAEKRRVPSQVVELADVNVLLVGHEGAGTSTFFNNFLKLGKKDKSSQSMHMTQTIRYFETKTMRGYISEHLSWYHHVPDLMSWGSGAGIAILVISGAENDPLSDEEKLKQIVQRVYLIRFLGIPKIVIVINKMDDPTYSLTRFMELKKSVVDVLKRAGYDYKNDTMSVPISGKSGLNIQTMTRHLRYSGKCLFETLATIDVSQLAMRVTSDQTWSPKEVEELGLFEELFKIDTSIDKDQTDQSKATLWYRRAKIAGKLQLFNAFQDADKAVECNLDLSNNPEYGEEVNDPFLYKIKGDLHYSRQSFDLARENYLHAYEIFNKQRWKKAVEKLQELICTSELLQSEEEEKLKTQTKKKGKNKGEKKEELLEENEELKEEKKEEHFDEKKDDELKEEKKKEEIGEKKDDDSILKISIVTDFSLDAKPQDGVYSGYKIRADISLPISIIRCSDYQKQNYQKLLSLGDIGPHVLSIHDMYDFTIEEESSTFFVVQPIKSVDYYYFLKFEDFRNRVKIDEGDKESILTKWWLFIQPEFQKKIRDIVYGLIFLFLKRQKCKSSMYVMNDADGKVLPSMDPNASDGDYLDDLVKKMKSIVKQPHLGHKSASKWLPIDLVHLFNSFSKEC; from the exons ATGGAAG CAGAAAAGAGGCGAGTTCCTTCTCAAGTAGTTGAGTTGGCGGATGTGAATGTTTTACTCGTTGGGCATGAGG GTGCTGGCACATCAACattttttaacaattttctTAAGCTAGGTAAAAAGGATAAAAGTAGTCAAAGCAT GCACATGACACAAACTATTCGGTATTTTGAAACAAAGACAATGAGAGGCTACATTTCTGAGCACTTG AGTTGGTATCACCATGTGCCCGATTTGATGAGTTGGGGATCTGGAGCTGGCATTGCCATTCTA GTCATATCTGGTGCCGAAAATGATCCTCTTTCTGATGAGGAGAAACTGAAGCAAATAGTACAACGTGTTTACCTTATAAGGTTCTTAGGTATCCCCAAAATTGTGATAGTGATCAACAAAATGGATGATCCGACTTATTCACTAACAAG GTTTATGGAACTAAAAAAAAGTGTGGTAGATGTTTTGAAGCGTGCTGGGTACGATTATAAGAATG ATACCATGAGTGTTCCTATATCAGGAAAATCAGGTTTGAACATCCAAACCATGACAAGACATTTGAGGTATTCAGGTAAATGCCTCTTTGAGACATTAGCTACTATTGATGTATCCCAATTGGCCATGAGAGTCACGTCTGATCAAACATG GTCCCCCAAGGAGGTTGAGGAGTTGGGCCTCTTTGAAGAATTGTTCAAGATTGACACATCCATAGATAAAGACCAAACTGACCAAAGTAAAGCAACATTATGGTATAGGAGAGCTAAAATTGCAGGGAAGCTTCAGTTGTTTAACG CATTTCAAGATGCGGATAAGGCAGTGGAATGCAATTTAGATTTGTCTAATAACCCGGAATACGGGGAAGAAGTCAATGATCCTTTTCTGTACAAAATTAAAGG GGATCTTCATTATTCAAGACAAAGCTTCGATCTTGCCCGTGAAAACTATCTTCACgcatatgaaatttttaataaacaaaGATGGAAAAAAGCCGTTGAAAAGTTACAAGAACTGATATGTACTTCTGAATTACTACAATCTGAGGAAGAGGAAAAGCTTAAAACTCAAACGAAGAAGAAAGGGAAGAATAAAGGGGAGAAGAAAGAAGAGCTTCTAGAGGAGAATGAAGAGCTTAAAGAGGAGAAAAAAGAAGAGCATTTTGACGAGAAGAAAGAtgatgagcttaaagaagagaaaaagaaagaggagATTGGCGAGAAAAAAGATGATGATTCTATTTTGAAGATATCAATTGTCACGGACTTTTCATTGGATGCAAAACCACAAGACGGTGTTTATTCTGGGTACAAGATTCGTGCTGACATTTCCTTGCCTATTTCTATAATTCGGTGTTCTGATTATCAGAAACAGAATTATCAGAAACTATTGTCTTTAGGAGACATTGGCCCTCATGTCTTGAGTATTCATGATATGTATGATTTCACAATTGAGGAAGAGTCGTCAACCTTTTTTGTAGTTCAACCCATCAAATCGGTTGATTACTACTACTTTTTGAAGTTTGAGGATTTTCGCAATCGTGTCAAAATCGATGAAGGTGATaaagaaagtattctaactaaATGGTGGCTTTTTATCCAACCTgaattccaaaaaaaaattcg GGATATAGTCTATggattgatttttttatttttgaaaagacaAAAATGTAAATCATCCATGTATGTTATGAATGACGCTGACGGTAAAGTGTTGCCATCAATGGATCCCAATGCAAGTGATGGTGATTACCTTGATGATTTGGTGAAAAAGATGAAGTCCATTGTGAAACAACCACATCTTGGCCACAAGTCTGCATCGAAATGGCTTCCGATTGATTTGGTCCATCTTTTCAATTCCTTTTCTAAGGAGTGCT GA
- the LOC108198886 gene encoding uncharacterized protein LOC108198886 isoform X4, with amino-acid sequence MTQTIRYFETKTMRGYISEHLSWYHHVPDLMSWGSGAGIAILVISGAENDPLSDEEKLKQIVQRVYLIRFLGIPKIVIVINKMDDPTYSLTRFMELKKSVVDVLKRAGYDYKNDTMSVPISGKSGLNIQTMTRHLRYSGKCLFETLATIDVSQLAMRVTSDQTWSPKEVEELGLFEELFKIDTSIDKDQTDQSKATLWYRRAKIAGKLQLFNAFQDADKAVECNLDLSNNPEYGEEVNDPFLYKIKGDLHYSRQSFDLARENYLHAYEIFNKQRWKKAVEKLQELICTSELLQSEEEEKLKTQTKKKGKNKGEKKEELLEENEELKEEKKEEHFDEKKDDELKEEKKKEEIGEKKDDDSILKISIVTDFSLDAKPQDGVYSGYKIRADISLPISIIRCSDYQKQNYQKLLSLGDIGPHVLSIHDMYDFTIEEESSTFFVVQPIKSVDYYYFLKFEDFRNRVKIDEGDKESILTKWWLFIQPEFQKKIRDIVYGLIFLFLKRQKCKSSMYVMNDADGKVLPSMDPNASDGDYLDDLVKKMKSIVKQPHLGHKSASKWLPIDLVHLFNSFSKECCMF; translated from the exons ATGACACAAACTATTCGGTATTTTGAAACAAAGACAATGAGAGGCTACATTTCTGAGCACTTG AGTTGGTATCACCATGTGCCCGATTTGATGAGTTGGGGATCTGGAGCTGGCATTGCCATTCTA GTCATATCTGGTGCCGAAAATGATCCTCTTTCTGATGAGGAGAAACTGAAGCAAATAGTACAACGTGTTTACCTTATAAGGTTCTTAGGTATCCCCAAAATTGTGATAGTGATCAACAAAATGGATGATCCGACTTATTCACTAACAAG GTTTATGGAACTAAAAAAAAGTGTGGTAGATGTTTTGAAGCGTGCTGGGTACGATTATAAGAATG ATACCATGAGTGTTCCTATATCAGGAAAATCAGGTTTGAACATCCAAACCATGACAAGACATTTGAGGTATTCAGGTAAATGCCTCTTTGAGACATTAGCTACTATTGATGTATCCCAATTGGCCATGAGAGTCACGTCTGATCAAACATG GTCCCCCAAGGAGGTTGAGGAGTTGGGCCTCTTTGAAGAATTGTTCAAGATTGACACATCCATAGATAAAGACCAAACTGACCAAAGTAAAGCAACATTATGGTATAGGAGAGCTAAAATTGCAGGGAAGCTTCAGTTGTTTAACG CATTTCAAGATGCGGATAAGGCAGTGGAATGCAATTTAGATTTGTCTAATAACCCGGAATACGGGGAAGAAGTCAATGATCCTTTTCTGTACAAAATTAAAGG GGATCTTCATTATTCAAGACAAAGCTTCGATCTTGCCCGTGAAAACTATCTTCACgcatatgaaatttttaataaacaaaGATGGAAAAAAGCCGTTGAAAAGTTACAAGAACTGATATGTACTTCTGAATTACTACAATCTGAGGAAGAGGAAAAGCTTAAAACTCAAACGAAGAAGAAAGGGAAGAATAAAGGGGAGAAGAAAGAAGAGCTTCTAGAGGAGAATGAAGAGCTTAAAGAGGAGAAAAAAGAAGAGCATTTTGACGAGAAGAAAGAtgatgagcttaaagaagagaaaaagaaagaggagATTGGCGAGAAAAAAGATGATGATTCTATTTTGAAGATATCAATTGTCACGGACTTTTCATTGGATGCAAAACCACAAGACGGTGTTTATTCTGGGTACAAGATTCGTGCTGACATTTCCTTGCCTATTTCTATAATTCGGTGTTCTGATTATCAGAAACAGAATTATCAGAAACTATTGTCTTTAGGAGACATTGGCCCTCATGTCTTGAGTATTCATGATATGTATGATTTCACAATTGAGGAAGAGTCGTCAACCTTTTTTGTAGTTCAACCCATCAAATCGGTTGATTACTACTACTTTTTGAAGTTTGAGGATTTTCGCAATCGTGTCAAAATCGATGAAGGTGATaaagaaagtattctaactaaATGGTGGCTTTTTATCCAACCTgaattccaaaaaaaaattcg GGATATAGTCTATggattgatttttttatttttgaaaagacaAAAATGTAAATCATCCATGTATGTTATGAATGACGCTGACGGTAAAGTGTTGCCATCAATGGATCCCAATGCAAGTGATGGTGATTACCTTGATGATTTGGTGAAAAAGATGAAGTCCATTGTGAAACAACCACATCTTGGCCACAAGTCTGCATCGAAATGGCTTCCGATTGATTTGGTCCATCTTTTCAATTCCTTTTCTAAGGAGTGCTGTATGTTTTAA
- the LOC108198886 gene encoding uncharacterized protein LOC108198886 isoform X1, giving the protein MEAEKRRVPSQVVELADVNVLLVGHEGAGTSTFFNNFLKLGKKDKSSQSMHMTQTIRYFETKTMRGYISEHLSWYHHVPDLMSWGSGAGIAILVISGAENDPLSDEEKLKQIVQRVYLIRFLGIPKIVIVINKMDDPTYSLTRFMELKKSVVDVLKRAGYDYKNDTMSVPISGKSGLNIQTMTRHLRYSGKCLFETLATIDVSQLAMRVTSDQTWSPKEVEELGLFEELFKIDTSIDKDQTDQSKATLWYRRAKIAGKLQLFNAFQDADKAVECNLDLSNNPEYGEEVNDPFLYKIKGDLHYSRQSFDLARENYLHAYEIFNKQRWKKAVEKLQELICTSELLQSEEEEKLKTQTKKKGKNKGEKKEELLEENEELKEEKKEEHFDEKKDDELKEEKKKEEIGEKKDDDSILKISIVTDFSLDAKPQDGVYSGYKIRADISLPISIIRCSDYQKQNYQKLLSLGDIGPHVLSIHDMYDFTIEEESSTFFVVQPIKSVDYYYFLKFEDFRNRVKIDEGDKESILTKWWLFIQPEFQKKIRDIVYGLIFLFLKRQKCKSSMYVMNDADGKVLPSMDPNASDGDYLDDLVKKMKSIVKQPHLGHKSASKWLPIDLVHLFNSFSKECCMF; this is encoded by the exons ATGGAAG CAGAAAAGAGGCGAGTTCCTTCTCAAGTAGTTGAGTTGGCGGATGTGAATGTTTTACTCGTTGGGCATGAGG GTGCTGGCACATCAACattttttaacaattttctTAAGCTAGGTAAAAAGGATAAAAGTAGTCAAAGCAT GCACATGACACAAACTATTCGGTATTTTGAAACAAAGACAATGAGAGGCTACATTTCTGAGCACTTG AGTTGGTATCACCATGTGCCCGATTTGATGAGTTGGGGATCTGGAGCTGGCATTGCCATTCTA GTCATATCTGGTGCCGAAAATGATCCTCTTTCTGATGAGGAGAAACTGAAGCAAATAGTACAACGTGTTTACCTTATAAGGTTCTTAGGTATCCCCAAAATTGTGATAGTGATCAACAAAATGGATGATCCGACTTATTCACTAACAAG GTTTATGGAACTAAAAAAAAGTGTGGTAGATGTTTTGAAGCGTGCTGGGTACGATTATAAGAATG ATACCATGAGTGTTCCTATATCAGGAAAATCAGGTTTGAACATCCAAACCATGACAAGACATTTGAGGTATTCAGGTAAATGCCTCTTTGAGACATTAGCTACTATTGATGTATCCCAATTGGCCATGAGAGTCACGTCTGATCAAACATG GTCCCCCAAGGAGGTTGAGGAGTTGGGCCTCTTTGAAGAATTGTTCAAGATTGACACATCCATAGATAAAGACCAAACTGACCAAAGTAAAGCAACATTATGGTATAGGAGAGCTAAAATTGCAGGGAAGCTTCAGTTGTTTAACG CATTTCAAGATGCGGATAAGGCAGTGGAATGCAATTTAGATTTGTCTAATAACCCGGAATACGGGGAAGAAGTCAATGATCCTTTTCTGTACAAAATTAAAGG GGATCTTCATTATTCAAGACAAAGCTTCGATCTTGCCCGTGAAAACTATCTTCACgcatatgaaatttttaataaacaaaGATGGAAAAAAGCCGTTGAAAAGTTACAAGAACTGATATGTACTTCTGAATTACTACAATCTGAGGAAGAGGAAAAGCTTAAAACTCAAACGAAGAAGAAAGGGAAGAATAAAGGGGAGAAGAAAGAAGAGCTTCTAGAGGAGAATGAAGAGCTTAAAGAGGAGAAAAAAGAAGAGCATTTTGACGAGAAGAAAGAtgatgagcttaaagaagagaaaaagaaagaggagATTGGCGAGAAAAAAGATGATGATTCTATTTTGAAGATATCAATTGTCACGGACTTTTCATTGGATGCAAAACCACAAGACGGTGTTTATTCTGGGTACAAGATTCGTGCTGACATTTCCTTGCCTATTTCTATAATTCGGTGTTCTGATTATCAGAAACAGAATTATCAGAAACTATTGTCTTTAGGAGACATTGGCCCTCATGTCTTGAGTATTCATGATATGTATGATTTCACAATTGAGGAAGAGTCGTCAACCTTTTTTGTAGTTCAACCCATCAAATCGGTTGATTACTACTACTTTTTGAAGTTTGAGGATTTTCGCAATCGTGTCAAAATCGATGAAGGTGATaaagaaagtattctaactaaATGGTGGCTTTTTATCCAACCTgaattccaaaaaaaaattcg GGATATAGTCTATggattgatttttttatttttgaaaagacaAAAATGTAAATCATCCATGTATGTTATGAATGACGCTGACGGTAAAGTGTTGCCATCAATGGATCCCAATGCAAGTGATGGTGATTACCTTGATGATTTGGTGAAAAAGATGAAGTCCATTGTGAAACAACCACATCTTGGCCACAAGTCTGCATCGAAATGGCTTCCGATTGATTTGGTCCATCTTTTCAATTCCTTTTCTAAGGAGTGCTGTATGTTTTAA
- the LOC108197223 gene encoding serine/threonine-protein kinase-like protein ACR4 yields the protein MDLCSCLLDDIFIWVSKIYTWKARFLAQMLIFFVLFCNLSRVVVSLGSMSSVSVSYGEKGPVFCGIKSDGSHLVTCFGSNPAIIYATPSNLQFIGLTAGSGFVCGLLMASNQPYCWGNSNFIGIGVPQPMSEGSQYLEISAGDQHLCGLRIPLKGKHRNVSLVDCWGYNMTKNHVFYGQTQSISAGSEFNCGLFAQNRSVFCWGDETSSRVISLIPNKRFQRIAAGGYHVCGILEGVDSRAYCWGTSLGEQVEISYTNLAEHNVDFAPSDPMLAVVGGKFHACGIKSYNREVVCWGYLIEGSTPPPKGARLYGITAGDYFTCGVLAETSLRPVCWGSGLPSSLPLAVSPGFCKPNPCVPGYYEFNNGSAPCRTGYRICLPCSESCPAEMYQTYKCTLTSDRQCGYNCSDCTSGECHAGCSSLTSATGKKNSKYWSLQLPVIIAEVAFAVFLSSIVSLTAILYVRYKLRNCRCSSKGQKIKKSNASSSPRNRGKVQPDVEEIKIRRAQLFTYEDLKNATHGFKEESQVGKGSFSCVFKGILKDGSVVAVKRAIISADMKKNSKEFHTELDLLSRLNHAHLLNLLGYCEEGEERLLVYEYMANGSLHQHLHSKNKTVKEQLDWVKRVTIAVQAARGIEYLHGYACPPVIHRDIKSSNILIDEEHNARVADFGLSLLGPANSSSPLAELPAGTLGYLDPEYYRLHYLTTKSDVYSFGVLLLEILSGRKAIDMQFEEGNVVEWAVPLIKSGDIQAILDPDLTPATDMEALKRIANVACKCVRMRGKERPSMDKVTTALEQALALLMGSPSIEQPILPTEVILGSSRMHKKSSQRSSNQSVSEADVAESSEDQRNEFRAPSWITFPSVASSQRRKSSVSEADVDGKITEARNIGNVGSMGDGLRSLEEEIGPASPQENLFLQHNF from the coding sequence ATGGACTTGTGTAGTTGTTTGTTAGATGATATATTCATATGGGTGTCCAAGATTTATACATGGAAAGCTAGATTTCTTGCCCAAATGCTCATATTCTTTGTGTTGTTTTGTAACCTGTCTAGAGTGGTTGTGAGTCTAGGCTCCATGTCTTCAGTTTCTGTTTCTTATGGAGAAAAGGGTCCTGTTTTCTGTGGTATAAAATCAGATGGGTCTCATCTGGTGACTTGTTTTGGTTCGAATCCGGCTATAATTTATGCAACTCCTTCGAATCTGCAATTTATTGGTCTTACTGCTGGTAGTGGATTTGTTTGTGGACTTTTGATGGCTTCTAACCAACCTTATTGTTGGGGAAATAGTAATTTTATCGGGATAGGGGTTCCCCAACCAATGTCTGAAGGTTCGCAATACCTGGAAATTAGTGCAGGTGATCAGCATTTATGCGGTTTGCGTATACCTTTAAAGGGTAAACATAGGAATGTTTCTCTAGTTGATTGTTGGGGGTATAATATGACGAAGAACCATGTTTTTTATGGGCAAACTCAGTCTATTTCAGCTGGTTCGGAGTTTAATTGTGGATTATTTGCACAGAACAGAAGTGTTTTTTGTTGGGGTGATGAGACTAGTAGTAGAGTGATCAGTTTAATTCCTAACAAGAGGTTTCAGAGAATTGCAGCTGGTGGGTATCATGTTTGTGGGATTTTGGAGGGAGTTGATTCTCGAGCATATTGTTGGGGAACAAGTTTGGGTGAACAAGTGGAAATATCTTACACAAACTTAGCTGAACATAATGTGGACTTTGCTCCAAGTGATCCGATGCTTGCTGTTGTGGGCGGGAAGTTTCATGCTTGTGGAATAAAGAGTTACAATCGTGAAGTTGTTTGTTGGGGCTATCTTATTGAAGGAAGTACTCCGCCTCCCAAAGGAGCTAGGCTATATGGTATCACTGCTGGTGACTATTTTACATGTGGGGTTCTTGCGGAGACTTCTCTTAGGCCTGTTTGTTGGGGTTCTGGACTTCCGTCTTCGCTCCCTTTAGCTGTTTCTCCTGGTTTTTGTAAGCCTAATCCTTGTGTACCTggttattatgaatttaataaTGGCAGTGCACCTTGCAGAACTGGGTATCGAATTTGTCTGCCTTGCAGTGAGAGCTGTCCTGCTGAAATGTATCAGACATATAAGTGCACTTTAACATCTGATAGACAGTGCGGATATAATTGTTCTGATTGTACCTCAGGTGAATGTCATGCAGGCTGTTCTAGTTTAACTTCTGCTACTGGAAAGAAGAATTCAAAATATTGGTCCCTTCAACTGCCAGTGATCATTGCTGAGGTTGCCTTTGCTGTTTTCTTGTCAAGTATAGTGTCTTTGACTGCTATTTTATATGTTCGTTACAAGTTAAGGAACTGTCGATGTTCCTCCAAAGgacaaaaaattaagaaaagtaATGCCAGCTCTTCTCCAAGAAATCGTGGGAAGGTGCAGCCAGATGTAGAGGAGATTAAGATTAGGAGAGCACAGTTGTTCACGTACGAAGATCTTAAAAATGCAACTCATGGCTTTAAAGAAGAATCACAAGTAGGAAAGGGGAGTTTTTCCTGCGTCTTCAAAGGAATATTGAAGGATGGATCGGTAGTTGCAGTTAAACGAGCTATTATATCTGCTGacatgaagaaaaattcaaaagagTTCCACACCGAACTTGATCTCTTGTCAAGATTGAATCATGCACATCTGCTTAATCTACTTGGTTATTGTGAAGAAGGCGAAGAGAGACTTCTGGTTTACGAGTACATGGCCAATGGATCATTGCATCAACACCTTCACAGCAAGAACAAAACCGTCAAGGAGCAACTAGATTGGGTTAAGAGAGTCACTATTGCTGTACAGGCTGCTCGAGGAATTGAATATTTGCACGGTTATGCCTGTCCCCCTGTGATTCATCGAGACATTAAGTCTTCAAATATACTCATTGATGAGGAACATAATGCTCGAGTAGCTGATTTTGGCCTATCTTTGTTGGGGCCTGCGAATAGTAGCTCCCCTTTGGCTGAGTTACCCGCAGGCACACTTGGTTATCTTGATCCAGAGTATTATAGACTGCATTACCTCACAACAAAGTCCGATGTCTATAGCTTTGGGGTTTTACTTTTGGAAATTCTCAGTGGTCGAAAGGCCATTGACATGCAATTTGAAGAGGGAAATGTAGTTGAATGGGCCGTTCCTTTGATCAAATCAGGAGATATTCAAGCGATTCTAGATCCAGACTTGACGCCTGCAACTGATATGGAAGCTTTAAAAAGAATTGCAAATGTGGCTTGTAAATGTGTCAGGATGAGAGGCAAAGAAAGGCCATCAATGGATAAAGTAACGACAGCACTAGAGCAAGCTCTTGCTTTGCTAATGGGGAGTCCAAGTATTGAGCAACCAATTCTGCCAACTGAAGTCATTTTGGGAAGCAGTCGAATGCATAAAAAGTCATCACAAAGATCATCAAATCAGTCGGTTTCAGAAGCCGATGTGGCAGAAAGTAGCGAGGATCAAAGGAATGAGTTCCGGGCTCCTTCGTGGATTACTTTTCCAAGTGTTGCTTCTTCCCAGAGGAGGAAATCTTCCGTTTCGGAGGCAGACGTTGATGGGAAAATAACAGAAGCTAGGAATATAGGAAATGTAGGAAGCATGGGTGATGGATTGAGAAGCTTGGAGGAAGAGATTGGACCAGCTTCTCCTCAAGAAAACTTGTTTTTGCAACACAACTTCTAA
- the LOC108198886 gene encoding uncharacterized protein LOC108198886 isoform X2 translates to MEEKRRVPSQVVELADVNVLLVGHEGAGTSTFFNNFLKLGKKDKSSQSMHMTQTIRYFETKTMRGYISEHLSWYHHVPDLMSWGSGAGIAILVISGAENDPLSDEEKLKQIVQRVYLIRFLGIPKIVIVINKMDDPTYSLTRFMELKKSVVDVLKRAGYDYKNDTMSVPISGKSGLNIQTMTRHLRYSGKCLFETLATIDVSQLAMRVTSDQTWSPKEVEELGLFEELFKIDTSIDKDQTDQSKATLWYRRAKIAGKLQLFNAFQDADKAVECNLDLSNNPEYGEEVNDPFLYKIKGDLHYSRQSFDLARENYLHAYEIFNKQRWKKAVEKLQELICTSELLQSEEEEKLKTQTKKKGKNKGEKKEELLEENEELKEEKKEEHFDEKKDDELKEEKKKEEIGEKKDDDSILKISIVTDFSLDAKPQDGVYSGYKIRADISLPISIIRCSDYQKQNYQKLLSLGDIGPHVLSIHDMYDFTIEEESSTFFVVQPIKSVDYYYFLKFEDFRNRVKIDEGDKESILTKWWLFIQPEFQKKIRDIVYGLIFLFLKRQKCKSSMYVMNDADGKVLPSMDPNASDGDYLDDLVKKMKSIVKQPHLGHKSASKWLPIDLVHLFNSFSKECCMF, encoded by the exons ATGGAAG AAAAGAGGCGAGTTCCTTCTCAAGTAGTTGAGTTGGCGGATGTGAATGTTTTACTCGTTGGGCATGAGG GTGCTGGCACATCAACattttttaacaattttctTAAGCTAGGTAAAAAGGATAAAAGTAGTCAAAGCAT GCACATGACACAAACTATTCGGTATTTTGAAACAAAGACAATGAGAGGCTACATTTCTGAGCACTTG AGTTGGTATCACCATGTGCCCGATTTGATGAGTTGGGGATCTGGAGCTGGCATTGCCATTCTA GTCATATCTGGTGCCGAAAATGATCCTCTTTCTGATGAGGAGAAACTGAAGCAAATAGTACAACGTGTTTACCTTATAAGGTTCTTAGGTATCCCCAAAATTGTGATAGTGATCAACAAAATGGATGATCCGACTTATTCACTAACAAG GTTTATGGAACTAAAAAAAAGTGTGGTAGATGTTTTGAAGCGTGCTGGGTACGATTATAAGAATG ATACCATGAGTGTTCCTATATCAGGAAAATCAGGTTTGAACATCCAAACCATGACAAGACATTTGAGGTATTCAGGTAAATGCCTCTTTGAGACATTAGCTACTATTGATGTATCCCAATTGGCCATGAGAGTCACGTCTGATCAAACATG GTCCCCCAAGGAGGTTGAGGAGTTGGGCCTCTTTGAAGAATTGTTCAAGATTGACACATCCATAGATAAAGACCAAACTGACCAAAGTAAAGCAACATTATGGTATAGGAGAGCTAAAATTGCAGGGAAGCTTCAGTTGTTTAACG CATTTCAAGATGCGGATAAGGCAGTGGAATGCAATTTAGATTTGTCTAATAACCCGGAATACGGGGAAGAAGTCAATGATCCTTTTCTGTACAAAATTAAAGG GGATCTTCATTATTCAAGACAAAGCTTCGATCTTGCCCGTGAAAACTATCTTCACgcatatgaaatttttaataaacaaaGATGGAAAAAAGCCGTTGAAAAGTTACAAGAACTGATATGTACTTCTGAATTACTACAATCTGAGGAAGAGGAAAAGCTTAAAACTCAAACGAAGAAGAAAGGGAAGAATAAAGGGGAGAAGAAAGAAGAGCTTCTAGAGGAGAATGAAGAGCTTAAAGAGGAGAAAAAAGAAGAGCATTTTGACGAGAAGAAAGAtgatgagcttaaagaagagaaaaagaaagaggagATTGGCGAGAAAAAAGATGATGATTCTATTTTGAAGATATCAATTGTCACGGACTTTTCATTGGATGCAAAACCACAAGACGGTGTTTATTCTGGGTACAAGATTCGTGCTGACATTTCCTTGCCTATTTCTATAATTCGGTGTTCTGATTATCAGAAACAGAATTATCAGAAACTATTGTCTTTAGGAGACATTGGCCCTCATGTCTTGAGTATTCATGATATGTATGATTTCACAATTGAGGAAGAGTCGTCAACCTTTTTTGTAGTTCAACCCATCAAATCGGTTGATTACTACTACTTTTTGAAGTTTGAGGATTTTCGCAATCGTGTCAAAATCGATGAAGGTGATaaagaaagtattctaactaaATGGTGGCTTTTTATCCAACCTgaattccaaaaaaaaattcg GGATATAGTCTATggattgatttttttatttttgaaaagacaAAAATGTAAATCATCCATGTATGTTATGAATGACGCTGACGGTAAAGTGTTGCCATCAATGGATCCCAATGCAAGTGATGGTGATTACCTTGATGATTTGGTGAAAAAGATGAAGTCCATTGTGAAACAACCACATCTTGGCCACAAGTCTGCATCGAAATGGCTTCCGATTGATTTGGTCCATCTTTTCAATTCCTTTTCTAAGGAGTGCTGTATGTTTTAA